In the Cellvibrio sp. KY-GH-1 genome, AAGCCGTACCTCATCATATTCCGGATCAATCAGTTGTAAGCCGTTTGCACTGAGTTTGGTATCCACCTGCATAATCACGTTATCCATTTCGTCATCATCTGCAGCGCGAACAGCAATTCCAATGCTGTAAGGATAAAGTTTATTGCCGCGGGCGATCTGTGCCCGGGCATGCGCAACATCTTCCCGCGTTGCAGTAGCTTCAGGTGTATCCCCCTTTGAATTTTTCGCCAATTTTTCCAAATGCTTTCGTACAGCACTTTGCGGCTTCACCACAAAATTGGTGATAACCATGGAGCCTTCCGGAAGCTCATCGATCAAGCAGGTGATACGTGCGTTAGCGCCGCTCACCTCCTCTTCGCTGATGTAACGCTCTGCTGAGAGCTGTCCAATTTTAGGAACCTGACTCATTTGTTCAACGGATAAGACCGTGTGCGGCATGCCATCAAAGTACCAACAGTTGGTGGATTTGTCGGAACGTACATCGCGGGTCATGATGTCATTCGACAAATCGTATTCAGCCGTTTTTTCATCCTCGGTGTGGGCATAAGGATTCATGTTCAACCAGGCTTCAACATCCCCCTGGGTTTGTTTCGGATTGGGATTAAACCAACGAAACAACCAATCGCGGATAGCTTTACCTTTTAACCGCCGACCGTTCAAACCCGCTGCGCGTAACATCTGATGAACACGTTCACATTGGGTGTCCAATTCTTTTTCTGGTGTCATGCCTTTACGGCGCGTGCTGGCTCCCGTATGGCGGCGATAGAACACCACATAGGATTTACGCTTTGATCCACCCCAAGGACGATCATTGGCCAGGGGATCTGTGAACAATCCACCTTTGCGAGACATATCCTCAACATGAGGCCGCAGAATATTTTCAATAAAGTGATCCGTGTATTTATCGATCACAACACCACGCTGCGCGTGCACATTAATGGCATGGGCTTTCACCGCGTCTGCTAGCGACGTAAATGCAGCAGTATCCAACCAGGAATAGGTTGAAACGACCCAAGGTGATGCGGTGTGTTCTTCAAATGCGCCGGTAATAAAATCACGGATCTGGTTGCGTTGCTGCAATAGAAACTCTTTCGAGCGCGCCTCTGTAGGTACCGGTTGCAGCTCAAATACGGCCGCAACGCTACGGCCATCTTCCAACAAGAGCTTGTCGTCATCAATGATATCCAACCAGGGCAAATACCCTGCAATCGGTGAGCGGTAGCTGTAGGCACGCTTGATATCCGCCGTGGTTACCGGCTTGCCATTCAAGGGCGATCCACGCAATAGGAAATCGCGAATGCCCTCAGAAACTTTTTGAAATGGATCTGAAGTCATTCGTGAAATAACTCCCGTGGTTGTGATTTATTCTTTTCTTTTTTCTGTGCGTCTTCGCGCTCTTTTATTTTTTTCACGCGATAATCAGTCACGATTTTTGCGGCATCCAAGGTTTCACCCGGCAGTGCATATGGCTGACGTTCGTACATCGAAAAGCGTGTGATGTACGCTGGAATTGGAGCACCCGTTGCACCCACAGCATGTGGGCGCACATACATAAATAAATCCGGATTGGGCAGTCGCGGATACAGGTGATCCAACCGCGCCGGGTATGGTGGTAGTTCCAATTGCAAATCATCGTCATGTAAAGCCGGACGCTGGAGCAATTCAGCCTGACGCTTATCAAGCTGCTCAGTATTAGTACCGGTGTAATCTTCATACACCTGTTTCATGTTGGGGGCATCCGGGTTTGTTACGCCATCCAATGACGACGCACACCCGGTACAGAGCGCGATAAAGACGATAACGAGAATGCGATTAATCCATGCGATTAACATGATTGCCTCCTTGGGAATAGGCGAGCTTGCGTGCATCGCTGTGATAGTCGATGTACAGATCCTGGGTAATGTTGAGTGAGACTTTTGCAGAGGGATCGACGTAGATAGCGTCGAAAGAATCACGCATACGTTTGTCATAAAACTCCATAACCGTCGTCATGGAATCTGCATAGGTTTGATTGTTGATAAACGCGGATTTGTCACCGGTGACAGAGGTAGAGCCACCACCCAATGGATTGTCCGTTGTGGTTGTCTCAGCGGCCGCTTTCGCATCGAAATACGATTTTGCTGCCCCTAACATACCCATGGTGAATAATTGCTTGTGCGCGTCAGTAACACGCTTCCCGGGAATGCACGGAATGCCTTGAGGGTTGGTGACATAACCAATACTTGCAGAAGCTTCACCCTCAGCAAATGGCGATTGGGATTTACCGGATTTCGATCCTCCGCCACCTTGTTCCTGGTCATACCCCATGTGCTGAATACGTCCGTCGGTGAACGTGTAAGTTGCTTTGGTTAAACTCACGGCAGCGCACGACAAATTCCAATTGCCGCGTACAATGCCCTCAAACACAATGCCTTTTAATCCTGGGATGCGTAATCCATTGGTCGCAAGGTTTTCTTCACCCACAATAAACTTGGCGGGAAATGGGTCATTCACTTTTCCACCCAGCGGCACAGTACCAATTAAAGCCGTCATGGCCACGGCTTCAAAAATAGTGCCCCGGGCAGGAATCGTGTAATAGGGTGTAACCTCTGCCAGTGCTTTCCCACCGGATTTTTTCAAGGTGTTCGTTAATTCAGTTTTACCGGCTTGTTGGGTCATCGCACCTGCAGCGGATTGCGCACCCGCCAATCCATTACCCAGTTTTTCGCGAAGCAATTTTTCGGCGAGTTTAGGATCCGTTGTGAGCAGCTGTGTTCTCGTCATTGGACGAACAACAACATACCCGGGCATTACTTGCGGGCCTACGGCATAATTATTTTTGTTCTTTTTATTTCCAGCGGCGCCACTACCGTCATCACCGTAACCCAAATCATATGACGTCACTTCATACCCGTTACTTTCTGCCGTCACGTCATCTTTTTGTTGCACCACATTTTTGGCCAATGTTTGCACCGTATCTTGTAGCGACGAAAATTGGTTTAGAACATCATTCACTCGCGGATCCGTGACAGTGCTTTGCGTTCCTCCAGTGCCTTTACTTTGCATCAAATTCAATTGACGTTTTATTTCATCAATATCCTTTGCCATTTTGTCGTCTTTCGATTCGGACTCCACAAAGCGCGCTTGTACTTCACGGATAGTTTCAGCCACAGTGTCACCGTCCTCACTGGTGGACGAAGATTTGGGCTTTCCTTTTGATGTATCGTTTTTAGCCGCCGTTTGTTCCGTAGACTGTCCGGAC is a window encoding:
- a CDS encoding TIGR03752 family integrating conjugative element protein codes for the protein MATSMSSNKLVWLGVVALAAIVIVAVVNSDSEPTGSKTSGQSTEQTAAKNDTSKGKPKSSSTSEDGDTVAETIREVQARFVESESKDDKMAKDIDEIKRQLNLMQSKGTGGTQSTVTDPRVNDVLNQFSSLQDTVQTLAKNVVQQKDDVTAESNGYEVTSYDLGYGDDGSGAAGNKKNKNNYAVGPQVMPGYVVVRPMTRTQLLTTDPKLAEKLLREKLGNGLAGAQSAAGAMTQQAGKTELTNTLKKSGGKALAEVTPYYTIPARGTIFEAVAMTALIGTVPLGGKVNDPFPAKFIVGEENLATNGLRIPGLKGIVFEGIVRGNWNLSCAAVSLTKATYTFTDGRIQHMGYDQEQGGGGSKSGKSQSPFAEGEASASIGYVTNPQGIPCIPGKRVTDAHKQLFTMGMLGAAKSYFDAKAAAETTTTDNPLGGGSTSVTGDKSAFINNQTYADSMTTVMEFYDKRMRDSFDAIYVDPSAKVSLNITQDLYIDYHSDARKLAYSQGGNHVNRMD